The following proteins are co-located in the Microbacterium immunditiarum genome:
- a CDS encoding DUF7059 domain-containing protein: MDAVTPNPDPDLCRSLADDLRGAGFTSEAVRSGWGEAADDAVVRGLRGPALRGLAGRDDAVAVLSRLFVLGMPQPAADVARALSRTGVEGLETLGLVETVAAGGGDPDARPLALIRPQSFSDARGDGEWWIASDLDETALGGPLPEDHVLGVGGASLTLAAIQLPTPAERALDVGSGCGIQSLRARRAVSRVVATDISDRALSYTRLNALLNGVDGVEIRRGSLFEPVRGETFDRIVSNPPFVITPRRDDVPEYEYRDGGMVGDDLVAAFVTGAGEHLAPGGIAQLLANWETRDGTPGLDRVRGWVEASAAPLDAWIVERESLDPLAYAELWVRDGGTVPGTPAFARLIDAWLDDFASRGVTEIGFGYVLLRRPADGAPTLARYERVAQAVPDQAGLGEHLAAALAAHDRLSRLDDAGVAASVFTVAPDVTEARHHRPGEADPTVIELRQGGGFGRTLSVDPALAALVGACDGDLPAGVLIDAIAELLDADASVSRKDMLPKVRELVFAGFLTFT, encoded by the coding sequence ATGGACGCCGTGACGCCGAACCCGGATCCCGATCTGTGCCGCTCGCTCGCCGACGACCTCCGCGGCGCCGGGTTCACCTCCGAGGCCGTGCGATCCGGGTGGGGCGAGGCTGCGGACGACGCAGTCGTGCGGGGACTCCGAGGACCTGCGCTCCGCGGGCTCGCAGGCCGCGACGACGCGGTGGCGGTGCTCTCGCGCCTGTTCGTGCTGGGCATGCCGCAGCCCGCGGCCGACGTCGCACGGGCACTTTCGCGCACAGGCGTCGAAGGCCTCGAGACCCTCGGACTCGTCGAGACGGTGGCGGCGGGAGGCGGTGATCCGGATGCGCGGCCGCTCGCGCTCATCCGCCCGCAGTCGTTCTCCGACGCCCGCGGCGACGGGGAGTGGTGGATCGCGAGCGACCTCGATGAGACGGCCTTGGGCGGACCGCTCCCGGAAGACCACGTGCTCGGCGTGGGCGGAGCGTCGCTCACGCTCGCCGCGATCCAGCTCCCGACGCCTGCAGAGCGGGCACTGGACGTGGGCAGCGGGTGCGGCATCCAATCGCTCCGCGCGCGTCGCGCCGTGTCGCGGGTCGTCGCGACCGACATCTCCGACCGCGCACTCTCCTATACGCGTCTGAACGCGCTGCTCAACGGCGTCGACGGAGTGGAGATACGCCGTGGGAGCCTCTTCGAGCCGGTGCGGGGCGAGACGTTCGACCGCATCGTGTCCAACCCGCCCTTCGTCATCACGCCTCGACGCGACGACGTGCCGGAGTACGAGTACCGCGACGGCGGCATGGTCGGAGACGACCTCGTCGCCGCCTTCGTCACGGGGGCCGGCGAGCACCTCGCGCCGGGCGGCATCGCGCAGCTGCTCGCGAACTGGGAGACGCGCGACGGCACGCCGGGTCTCGATCGCGTACGGGGGTGGGTCGAGGCATCCGCCGCTCCCCTCGACGCGTGGATCGTCGAACGCGAGTCGCTCGACCCGCTCGCGTACGCCGAGCTGTGGGTGCGCGACGGGGGGACGGTTCCCGGCACGCCGGCGTTCGCTCGGCTCATCGACGCGTGGCTGGACGACTTCGCCTCGCGCGGCGTGACCGAGATCGGGTTCGGGTATGTGCTGCTGCGGCGTCCGGCCGACGGGGCGCCGACGCTCGCGCGGTACGAGCGCGTCGCTCAGGCGGTGCCGGATCAGGCGGGGCTCGGCGAGCACCTCGCGGCAGCGCTCGCCGCCCACGATCGGCTGTCGCGGCTCGACGACGCGGGGGTCGCGGCATCCGTCTTCACGGTCGCTCCCGACGTGACCGAGGCGCGCCACCACCGCCCCGGCGAGGCGGACCCGACCGTCATCGAGCTGCGCCAGGGCGGCGGCTTCGGTCGCACGCTGTCGGTCGACCCCGCGCTCGCGGCTCTCGTCGGAGCCTGCGACGGAGACCTTCCGGCGGGCGTGCTCATCGACGCGATCGCGGAGCTTCTCGACGCGGATGCCTCAGTTTCGCGTAAAGATATGCTTCCGAAGGTACGTGAACTGGTGTTCGCCGGCTTTTTGACTTTCACCTGA
- a CDS encoding DUF6049 family protein: MTSPAPGSPGRPARRRYAGALAVVGAVVALVTALLLPGAALTARADASPTPTPTPTLSGETVFTLAPVGNGIVRPGEALTVSVSVRNETPLAVPAGGVTLSLGRSALPNRSALRAWLAGDTDGVAVAPVGDIVLEAIEPEDERSAAIAVPADSPALAGLAPGVYPLVATYALPSGPLVSTSAMIVPDDASPAVGVGVLVPLTAPPLTEGLLTADQLAEFTAPGGSLANQLDGVAGTSAILAIDPAIVAAIRVLGDAAPESALAWLDRLESLPNARFALQYGDADAAAQLNAGIDPLEPTSLTAYMNVADFPPPTATPTPDDSASPTTSPETPSPSPTVDPDAPVLPTLDELLDVGASRANVYWPATGTASAAVVDALSALGSEEDPALTILSSGDTAAGRSGGTVTAHGASGDAELLVYDADVSAALDSASSFDGTAGRGAPLTAATAYLTFAMAESAGASILVTLDRGADRSHTAIRAAIHAAADAPRAAEASLALLTAGSARPAQLTDAEPDQARTDAVSALTADESAIARFATILDDPALLTGPQRAELLQLLGNGWLPDPTSWQTALADNREQTRARLDSVGILPPSTIQLFAYGAGVPVWVRNELPYPVNVVLYASPDDLRLDVQEATQVTASAASNTRVEVPVQARVGSGEVTVELQLRSRTFEQIGDPQSADVWVRAEWETVGTVALGVVVAALLGLGVVRTVLRARQRRADAAARTSRDASGPRNEDGAGS; encoded by the coding sequence GTGACCTCCCCTGCACCGGGATCACCCGGACGCCCGGCGCGCCGACGCTACGCCGGCGCGCTCGCAGTGGTCGGTGCGGTCGTCGCGCTCGTCACGGCGCTCCTGCTGCCGGGTGCTGCATTGACGGCGAGGGCGGATGCCTCGCCCACCCCCACTCCCACCCCGACGCTCTCCGGTGAGACCGTCTTCACGCTCGCGCCCGTCGGCAACGGAATCGTGCGCCCGGGCGAAGCGCTCACCGTGTCGGTCTCCGTCCGGAACGAGACGCCGCTCGCGGTTCCCGCGGGCGGAGTCACCCTGTCACTCGGCCGGAGTGCGCTGCCGAACCGCTCCGCACTGCGGGCGTGGCTCGCCGGCGACACGGATGGGGTCGCCGTCGCACCGGTAGGCGACATCGTCCTCGAAGCGATCGAGCCCGAAGACGAGCGGTCCGCCGCGATCGCCGTCCCCGCCGACAGCCCCGCGCTCGCGGGCCTGGCCCCCGGCGTGTATCCGCTCGTCGCGACGTACGCGCTGCCGTCCGGGCCGCTCGTCTCGACGAGTGCGATGATCGTGCCCGACGACGCGTCGCCCGCCGTCGGAGTCGGCGTCCTCGTTCCCCTCACCGCACCGCCGCTCACCGAGGGGCTCCTCACCGCCGATCAGCTCGCCGAGTTCACGGCCCCAGGCGGATCGCTCGCGAACCAGCTCGACGGCGTGGCCGGGACGTCCGCGATCCTCGCAATCGACCCCGCGATCGTCGCGGCCATCCGCGTGCTCGGCGACGCGGCCCCTGAGTCGGCCCTGGCGTGGCTCGATCGACTCGAGTCCCTCCCCAACGCGCGCTTCGCGCTGCAGTACGGCGACGCGGATGCCGCGGCCCAGCTCAACGCGGGCATCGATCCGCTCGAGCCGACGTCGCTCACCGCGTACATGAACGTGGCCGACTTCCCGCCGCCCACGGCCACGCCCACACCGGACGACAGCGCCTCGCCCACGACGTCTCCCGAGACGCCGAGCCCATCGCCCACGGTCGATCCGGATGCCCCGGTGCTCCCGACCCTCGACGAGCTGCTCGACGTCGGCGCTTCGCGCGCGAACGTCTACTGGCCCGCGACCGGCACCGCGAGCGCGGCTGTCGTGGACGCACTCTCCGCGCTGGGCTCCGAGGAGGACCCGGCTCTCACGATCCTGTCCTCCGGCGACACGGCCGCGGGGCGCAGTGGCGGAACGGTGACCGCCCACGGGGCATCCGGCGATGCCGAGCTGCTGGTCTACGACGCCGACGTCTCCGCCGCCCTGGACTCCGCTTCGTCGTTCGACGGCACAGCCGGTCGCGGCGCCCCGCTCACCGCTGCGACGGCGTACCTCACCTTCGCGATGGCGGAGTCGGCCGGCGCGTCGATCCTCGTGACGCTCGACCGCGGCGCCGACCGCTCGCACACCGCCATCCGCGCCGCGATCCACGCCGCAGCCGATGCGCCGCGCGCGGCCGAGGCGTCTCTCGCACTCCTCACCGCCGGGTCTGCTCGCCCCGCGCAGCTCACCGACGCCGAACCCGACCAGGCCCGCACCGACGCGGTGTCCGCGCTGACGGCCGACGAGAGCGCGATCGCGCGCTTCGCGACGATCCTCGACGACCCGGCTCTGCTCACGGGTCCGCAGCGCGCCGAGCTGCTCCAGCTCCTCGGCAACGGGTGGCTCCCCGACCCGACGTCGTGGCAGACAGCGCTCGCCGACAATCGCGAGCAGACGCGCGCACGACTCGACTCGGTCGGGATCCTTCCGCCCAGCACGATCCAGCTCTTCGCGTACGGCGCGGGTGTGCCCGTGTGGGTCCGCAACGAGCTCCCGTACCCGGTGAACGTCGTGCTCTACGCGTCGCCCGACGACCTGCGCCTCGACGTGCAGGAGGCGACGCAGGTCACCGCGAGCGCCGCGAGCAACACCCGCGTCGAGGTGCCGGTGCAGGCGCGCGTCGGCAGCGGCGAGGTCACGGTCGAGCTCCAGTTGCGCAGCCGCACGTTCGAGCAGATCGGCGACCCGCAGTCCGCCGACGTGTGGGTGCGCGCGGAATGGGAGACGGTCGGAACGGTCGCGCTGGGCGTCGTCGTGGCGGCGCTCCTCGGCCTGGGTGTCGTGCGCACGGTCCTTCGGGCACGGCAGAGAAGGGCGGATGCCGCGGCCCGCACCTCTCGCGACGCATCCGGTCCGCGGAATGAGGACGGGGCCGGGTCGTGA
- the murJ gene encoding murein biosynthesis integral membrane protein MurJ, whose translation MSGIGRASALIGAGTVVSRLTGFLRAIVLVSAIGAVTGAGNAFAIANQLPNNIYAIVSTGLLTAIVVPQIVKAAAHDDGGRAFISKLFTLGTVTLLAVTAVAVVAAPWLVQLYAPKFPPDQQALATAFAYWCLPQIFFYGLYALVGESLNARRVFGPFTWAPIVNNLVSIAGFVVFIVLFGQTESVTDWTPAMIALLGGTATLGIVVQAAILLVFWPKTGLHVRPDFRWRGVGLNHIGRLAGWTFLMVVAGQIAGLIQSQVLSEAAERYPGIFVSQNAWLLFMLPYSIIVLSIGTPYFTQLSEHAAKGRSDDVRADIGRSIRTLGVFIVIATFALAAASVPASRIFTDSREQASAAAVVLVCFLVGLIPLAVLFVVQRTFYAYNDTRTPFLFTIVQCVLVIATALIAQALLPVEYLAAGIALGQSFASMVQVVLATWLLERRLGRIGTASWMFALGRFTLAAIPAAVVGWVVFLLFGGVDGWTASDKLLGAVGAALIGIASIAVYIGMLALLRAPELAVATQVVRRVIRR comes from the coding sequence GTGAGCGGAATCGGTCGCGCAAGCGCGCTCATCGGCGCCGGAACCGTCGTCTCGCGATTGACGGGCTTCCTGCGGGCGATCGTGCTCGTCTCGGCGATCGGCGCGGTGACCGGTGCCGGGAACGCGTTCGCGATCGCCAACCAGCTGCCGAACAACATCTACGCGATCGTGTCGACGGGTCTGCTGACGGCGATCGTCGTTCCGCAGATCGTCAAGGCGGCGGCCCACGATGACGGCGGTCGGGCATTCATCTCGAAGCTCTTCACGCTCGGCACGGTCACGCTCCTCGCGGTCACCGCGGTCGCGGTGGTCGCCGCCCCATGGCTCGTCCAGCTCTACGCGCCGAAGTTCCCGCCCGACCAGCAGGCTCTCGCGACCGCGTTCGCGTACTGGTGCCTGCCGCAGATCTTCTTCTACGGCCTCTACGCGCTCGTCGGCGAGTCACTCAATGCGCGACGCGTGTTCGGCCCGTTCACGTGGGCGCCGATCGTCAACAACCTCGTCTCGATTGCCGGCTTCGTCGTCTTCATCGTGCTGTTCGGCCAGACGGAGTCGGTCACCGACTGGACACCCGCGATGATCGCCCTCCTCGGCGGCACCGCGACGCTGGGCATCGTCGTGCAGGCCGCGATCCTGCTCGTGTTCTGGCCGAAGACCGGTCTGCATGTGCGGCCCGACTTCCGCTGGCGCGGCGTCGGACTCAATCACATCGGGCGCCTCGCCGGCTGGACGTTCCTCATGGTCGTCGCCGGGCAGATCGCAGGCCTCATCCAGTCTCAAGTGCTCTCCGAAGCCGCTGAGCGCTACCCCGGCATCTTCGTGTCGCAGAACGCGTGGCTGCTGTTCATGCTCCCGTACTCGATCATCGTGCTCTCGATCGGGACGCCGTACTTCACACAGCTCAGCGAGCACGCCGCCAAGGGCCGCAGCGACGACGTGCGGGCCGACATCGGTCGGAGCATCCGCACCCTCGGCGTGTTCATCGTCATCGCGACGTTCGCGCTGGCCGCGGCATCCGTGCCCGCCTCACGCATCTTCACCGACAGCCGCGAGCAGGCCTCGGCCGCCGCGGTCGTGCTCGTGTGCTTCCTCGTCGGGCTCATTCCGCTCGCGGTGCTGTTCGTCGTGCAGCGCACGTTCTATGCCTACAACGACACGCGCACGCCCTTCCTGTTCACGATCGTCCAGTGCGTGCTTGTGATCGCAACGGCCCTCATCGCGCAGGCGCTGCTGCCGGTGGAGTACCTGGCCGCCGGCATCGCTCTCGGGCAGTCGTTCGCGAGCATGGTGCAGGTCGTCCTCGCGACGTGGCTCCTCGAGCGGCGACTCGGGCGGATCGGCACGGCGTCGTGGATGTTCGCGCTCGGGCGCTTCACGCTCGCGGCGATCCCGGCCGCGGTGGTCGGGTGGGTCGTCTTCCTCCTGTTCGGCGGCGTCGACGGGTGGACTGCTTCGGACAAGCTCCTCGGGGCGGTCGGTGCCGCCCTCATCGGGATCGCGTCCATCGCGGTGTACATCGGGATGCTCGCCCTTCTGCGCGCCCCCGAGCTCGCGGTCGCGACGCAGGTCGTACGGCGGGTCATCCGTCGGTGA
- the trxB gene encoding thioredoxin-disulfide reductase — protein MRQVIIIGSGPAGYTAAIYAARANLDPLVVASSVEAGGELMNTTDVENFPGFPEGIQGPDLMTKMQEQAERFGAEVLYDDAVELDLDGAVKRVKLGSGKVEEADALIFATGSAPRKIGIAGEARLSGRGVSYCATCDGFFFRERVIAVVGGGDSAMEEATFLTKFASKVYVIHRRDELRASKIMQERAFKNEKIEFVWNSEVVDILGDDAVTGLVLRNTVDGSTSELALDGVFVAIGNDPRVHLVHGKLDLTPEGTVWVDGRSSRTSVPGVFAAGDVIDPTYRQAVTAAGSGTVAALDVEHYLAALGEAGEPDVHGDQIENLAGADATV, from the coding sequence GTGCGTCAGGTCATCATCATCGGATCGGGGCCGGCGGGTTACACCGCAGCCATCTACGCGGCTCGGGCGAACCTCGATCCCCTCGTCGTCGCCAGCTCCGTCGAGGCCGGTGGTGAACTGATGAACACGACGGACGTCGAGAACTTCCCGGGCTTCCCGGAGGGCATCCAGGGTCCCGACCTGATGACGAAGATGCAGGAGCAGGCCGAGCGCTTCGGCGCCGAGGTCCTCTACGACGATGCGGTCGAGCTCGACCTCGACGGCGCCGTCAAGCGCGTCAAGCTCGGCTCGGGCAAGGTCGAGGAGGCCGACGCGCTGATCTTCGCGACGGGTTCCGCGCCCCGCAAGATCGGCATCGCGGGCGAGGCCCGCCTCTCCGGCCGTGGTGTGTCCTATTGCGCGACGTGCGACGGGTTCTTCTTCCGCGAGCGCGTCATCGCGGTCGTCGGCGGCGGTGACTCGGCGATGGAGGAGGCGACGTTCCTCACGAAGTTCGCATCCAAGGTCTACGTGATCCACCGCCGTGACGAGCTGCGTGCGTCGAAGATCATGCAGGAGCGTGCGTTCAAGAACGAGAAGATCGAGTTCGTCTGGAACAGCGAGGTCGTCGACATCCTCGGCGACGACGCGGTGACCGGTCTTGTGCTGCGCAACACGGTCGACGGCTCGACCTCTGAGCTCGCGCTCGACGGCGTGTTCGTCGCGATCGGAAACGACCCGCGCGTCCACCTCGTGCACGGCAAGCTCGACCTCACACCCGAGGGCACCGTGTGGGTCGACGGCCGTTCGTCGCGCACGTCGGTTCCGGGTGTGTTCGCCGCCGGAGACGTCATCGACCCCACCTACCGCCAGGCGGTCACTGCGGCCGGCAGCGGCACGGTCGCGGCGCTGGACGTGGAGCACTACCTCGCCGCGCTCGGCGAGGCCGGCGAGCCCGACGTTCACGGCGACCAGATCGAGAACCTCGCCGGGGCCGACGCGACGGTCTGA
- the trxA gene encoding thioredoxin, giving the protein MTAKATTSATWEQDVLQAEGPVLVDFWAEWCGPCRMVSPVLDEIQSEHPDKITILKLNVDENPDLAMKYRITSIPAMKVFEGGEVKTTIIGAKPKFALEQDLAEFIG; this is encoded by the coding sequence ATGACCGCCAAGGCGACGACGTCCGCGACGTGGGAGCAGGACGTGCTTCAGGCCGAGGGCCCCGTGCTCGTGGACTTCTGGGCCGAGTGGTGTGGCCCGTGTCGCATGGTGTCGCCCGTCCTGGACGAGATCCAGTCCGAGCACCCCGACAAGATCACGATCCTCAAGCTCAACGTCGACGAGAACCCCGACCTGGCGATGAAGTACCGGATCACCTCGATCCCCGCCATGAAGGTGTTCGAGGGCGGTGAGGTCAAGACCACGATCATCGGCGCCAAGCCGAAGTTCGCGCTCGAGCAGGACCTCGCGGAGTTCATCGGCTGA
- a CDS encoding tryptophan synthase subunit alpha — translation MTTHEQTPRKRASLELLRAEASDELSVLVDERLRAGEDPWDFMEDLPTVDELVVLMLRAENIAANGGARPNASRHYRVLRQIALDYPPLTRAVWRLLGDTGAPRRWDATVRADAP, via the coding sequence ATGACGACGCACGAGCAGACGCCGCGCAAGCGGGCGAGTCTCGAACTGCTCCGTGCCGAAGCATCCGATGAGCTGTCCGTCCTCGTCGACGAGCGGCTCCGTGCCGGCGAAGACCCGTGGGACTTCATGGAAGACCTGCCGACCGTCGACGAGCTCGTGGTGCTGATGCTGCGCGCCGAGAACATCGCCGCGAACGGCGGCGCGAGGCCCAACGCGTCACGGCACTACCGCGTGCTGAGGCAGATCGCACTGGACTATCCGCCGCTGACGCGCGCCGTGTGGCGGCTTCTCGGTGACACCGGCGCGCCGCGCCGATGGGACGCGACGGTCCGCGCCGACGCCCCCTGA
- a CDS encoding ParB/RepB/Spo0J family partition protein has protein sequence MAKRTGLGRGIGALIPTAEPTEVRPSDVFFPRTVAEDDVPSPAELEELVDVPGARLVHIAPEAIVPNPRQPRTHFDPDDLAELVHSVREFGVLQPVVVRDKGDGTYELIMGERRTRAAREAGLDEIPAVIRDTADEHLLRDALLENLHRSQLNPLEEASAYQQLLEDFGITQEELASRIGRSRPQISNTIRLLKLPMPVQQRVAAGVLSAGHARAILSLESPEDMQRLADKIVNEDLSVRAAEVAAKSSDAGTRRIPKPQAGSRQAHLNEVAARLGDRLNTRVRISLSARKGQINIDFASIQDLNRILAELGESEYGAL, from the coding sequence ATGGCAAAGCGCACTGGTCTGGGTCGCGGGATCGGCGCCCTCATCCCGACAGCAGAGCCGACCGAGGTGCGTCCGAGTGACGTGTTCTTTCCGCGGACAGTCGCAGAGGACGACGTGCCGTCGCCGGCGGAGCTGGAGGAGCTGGTCGATGTTCCGGGCGCCCGCCTGGTGCACATCGCCCCGGAGGCGATCGTTCCGAACCCCCGCCAGCCGCGCACCCACTTCGACCCCGACGACCTGGCGGAACTCGTCCACAGCGTGCGCGAGTTCGGTGTGCTGCAGCCGGTCGTCGTGCGCGACAAGGGCGACGGCACGTACGAGCTCATCATGGGCGAGCGCCGCACTCGCGCCGCGCGCGAAGCGGGACTCGACGAGATCCCGGCGGTCATCCGCGATACGGCCGACGAGCACCTCCTGCGCGACGCGCTGCTCGAGAACCTGCACCGCTCCCAGCTGAACCCGCTGGAGGAGGCGTCCGCGTACCAGCAGCTCCTCGAGGACTTCGGCATCACGCAGGAAGAGCTGGCAAGCCGCATCGGACGCTCCCGCCCGCAGATCAGCAACACGATCCGTCTCCTCAAGCTCCCGATGCCCGTTCAGCAGCGCGTGGCCGCCGGTGTGCTGAGCGCCGGTCACGCGCGTGCGATCCTGTCGCTGGAATCCCCAGAGGACATGCAGCGGCTGGCCGACAAGATCGTGAACGAGGACCTCTCGGTGCGTGCTGCGGAGGTCGCCGCCAAGAGTTCGGATGCCGGAACCCGGCGCATCCCGAAACCACAGGCCGGAAGCCGCCAGGCTCACTTGAACGAAGTCGCCGCTCGCCTCGGCGATCGGCTCAACACTCGCGTCCGAATCTCGCTCAGCGCAAGAAAAGGCCAGATCAACATTGATTTCGCCAGCATCCAGGATCTGAATCGGATCCTGGCGGAACTCGGCGAGTCGGAGTACGGGGCGCTCTAG
- a CDS encoding ParA family protein → MDEREEEVFHVKPPEDADAAASFSIDDEDTPLARELADLTARRRVLDDVSLDLSGHKTRVLTISNQKGGVGKTTTSVNIAAALADLGARVLVIDLDPQGNASTALNVPHTAETPSVYDVLIDEFPLADIIQVSPESPNLLCAPSTIHLAGAEIELVSQVAREHRLRTALDDYLASSTERLDFVLIDCPPSLGLLTINAFTAAQEVLLPIQCEYYALEGLSQLLATVRMIQKHLNPELRLTTILLTMYDGRTRLSQQVAEEVRAHFPNEVLNSVIPRSVRVSEAPSFGQTVIAYDAQSAGAVAYREAAVEIVARGETGLRGGFTPNAVPSEAATGGENIDGAEAVVDENEHVLSEGGA, encoded by the coding sequence ATGGATGAGCGCGAAGAAGAGGTGTTTCACGTGAAACCACCCGAGGACGCCGACGCCGCGGCATCCTTCTCCATCGACGATGAAGACACCCCACTGGCTCGCGAACTCGCCGATCTGACGGCACGCCGCCGCGTTCTCGACGACGTTTCGCTTGATCTGAGCGGCCACAAGACGCGTGTCCTCACCATCTCGAACCAGAAGGGCGGCGTCGGCAAGACGACGACCTCGGTGAACATCGCTGCGGCGCTCGCCGACCTGGGCGCGCGCGTGCTCGTCATCGACCTCGACCCCCAGGGGAACGCATCCACCGCCCTGAACGTGCCGCACACGGCGGAGACTCCGAGCGTGTACGACGTGCTGATCGACGAGTTCCCACTGGCCGACATCATCCAGGTCAGCCCCGAGTCGCCGAACCTGCTCTGTGCCCCCAGCACGATCCATCTCGCCGGCGCCGAGATCGAGTTGGTGTCCCAGGTCGCTCGCGAGCACCGCCTGCGCACCGCGCTCGACGATTACCTCGCCTCGTCGACGGAGCGCCTCGACTTCGTGCTCATCGACTGCCCGCCGTCTCTCGGCCTCCTGACGATCAACGCGTTCACCGCCGCGCAGGAGGTCCTGCTTCCGATTCAGTGCGAGTACTACGCGCTTGAGGGCCTCAGCCAGCTGCTCGCCACCGTCCGGATGATCCAGAAGCACCTGAACCCTGAGCTGCGTCTCACGACGATTCTGCTGACGATGTACGACGGGCGCACCCGGCTCTCTCAGCAGGTCGCTGAAGAAGTGCGAGCGCATTTTCCCAACGAGGTGCTGAACAGCGTGATTCCGCGCTCCGTGCGTGTTTCGGAGGCGCCGAGCTTCGGTCAGACGGTCATCGCATACGACGCGCAATCCGCGGGAGCGGTGGCGTACCGTGAGGCAGCCGTCGAGATCGTCGCGCGCGGAGAGACTGGACTGCGTGGCGGCTTCACGCCCAACGCCGTCCCGAGTGAAGCCGCCACCGGCGGCGAGAACATCGACGGCGCCGAGGCGGTCGTCGATGAGAACGAGCACGTCCTGAGTGAGGGAGGCGCCTGA